A window of Methylomonas sp. 11b genomic DNA:
CTGCTGGTGCGGCTGGACGGTGTGCATGCCGGCATTGCCTTGCAGCAGACGCAAGCCGAACTGGCGGAGGCGGTGCGGAATATTGTCAGTTTGCGCGCCAAATCCGAGACCTTGACGCAGCGGGTGTTGGTCAAGCAAGCCGTATTGGAACAAGTCAATCACGATTTGGCGCGCTTCAACGCCGCGGCCAAGGACGGCGCGGTTTCCGATCAGCAACTGCAAACCGCGCAGGACAAGGTCCGCGAGCTGGACGCGGCGATTAAAGAAATTCGCGCCGAACAAAGCGGTGTCGATGCGCAATTGCTGGATTCCGGCATCGATAATCATCCCGCCGTGGAAAAAGCCAAGAGCCGCTTGCGCCAGGCTTATCTGGACTATCAGCGGCGCAATCTGGTCGCGCCGGTCTCGGGATGCGTGGCCAAGCGCAAGGTACAAGTCGGCGATAATCTGAAGGCTGGCGCGCCCTTGCTAGCCATCGTGCCGCTGGACGATGTTTGGATAGAAGCCAACTTCCTGGAAAGCCAGATCGCTGGGGTTAGGCCGGGGCAGAAGGCGGAAATTCGCGTCGCCGCTTATGGTGACGACCGGCTTTATCACGGCCGGGTGCAGGGCATTAACCCTGGCACAGGCAGTATCTTTGCGCTGTTGCCGACCGATAATGCCACCGGTAATTTCATTCATATTGCCGAACGCATGCAGGTACGTGTCGCACTGGATGCCGCGGAACTCAAGGCCAATCCCTTGCAGCCCGGCCTGTCTACATTAACCCGTATCAACATAGAAAAAGCAGAGGGTTCGGGAGCCGCATCCGCGCTTGTGCTGAACGGCGAGGCTTATCGCACCGACGTTTATGATCGAGAGTTGGATGGCGCCGAACAGTTGATAGAACAGATTGAGTTAGCCAATCGGCCGCGCTAAGTGAGTAGTATTCAGGCTGATAGCGATTAATTTCCACAAAATTGCTGCAATAAAATGCCGCTACGTGTATCTTTGCCTTCCGGTAAACATGACCGAAACCAATAGACTAAACCGGCAATCGCAGTTGCGCGCGAGCCGTTTCTAAAAATTTAAATGACGGATTAACCATGTGTTTTAGCGCCAATATGTCGCTGGGATTGGGCGTAGCAGGCCTGGTCGCAGCGAGTGTGACTTTTCTGGATAAAGACGAAACCTTTTGGGTCAGATTGGCCCGTGCCTATGCCATCTTCCATTTCTCCTTGATGGAGTTCATTCAGTTTTTCGCCTATCCGGTGGCGGACCAGTGCGGTTATGGCACCAACCTTTTTCTGAGCGAGCTGTCGTCGGTGCATATCAGTTTGCAAGCGTTTGCGATCATGCCGGCTTTGGCGACCTATTCGTCGGACCCCAAAGCCTTGAAGAAAGCCTTTATTGTCGGTAGTTCTTTGAGTGGTTTGTTTTTGATTTTGACCCGCTTGCCGAACGACTGGCAGCTGTTTGACATAGACCCTAACTTCATCGGCCGGATGAACTCTTGCCTTTTCACGGGCATTTACCACATCGGTTATGCGATCTCCAGTGCCTTTGGTTTGCTGGTGACCCATGGCTCGCTGTTTGCATTGGCGTTCAGCGCTTTTGTCTGGAAAAACAATTGGCGCATCGGGATCTATCATTGCTTTGGGGCATTGATGACCTTGTTCATGCCGCAATGGTTGTTCGGGGTCAGTACCGGCGAAGCGGCGGCGATGTACTGTTTTTATTCGATTCCGATCACCGCCAGCTTTATGCCGCCATTTAAAAAGTTTTTTTCTGCACAATCCGGCGATTGGTCGGACGGCGTGCCTGCCAGACAACAGTCTTGATGAGTGCAGCAGAGGCGTAAGACATGGCGTTTTTTGTTATTGCCACGCGTCAATAAATCTTTGATAAAACGCGGGGTCAGCGACGGTCGCGCCGCGCTGACCTACCAACGCGGACGCAAAATCCTGCGCCCGTTTTAGTATCATAGGCATAGGCCAATTTTCGGCAATGCCCACTAACAAAACCGCTGCAAACGCGTCACCGGCGCCAACCGTATCGAGAATTTCGATGTTACGGTCGGGAGCGATGTCGAACAACTCACCCTCTGAATCTAACGCCATCGCGCCTTGGCTGCCGCGTGTAAGTACCACGCCGCTTAAATGATAAGTCTGCTGCAATAAATGCATCTTGTTGCTTATGCTCTGCTCGCCGGGCAGCAGCAATTCCAACTCTTCATCGTTCAGTTTCAACCAATCCGCGCCGGCTACCCATTCCAAGACCTGATTCGTTTGCCACCAGGGCGCGCGCAGATTGACATCCAGAAACACCGGGCCATTCCAGGTTTGTTGCAAATCGAGGCAGGCTTGCCTGGAAACGCTGTTTCGCAACGCTAGGCTGCCATGATAGAGCAAGCCCTGTTTGCGAAGATGATGGAAAGCCTCTGCATCAATGTAGTCGTAAGCTTGCTGGTCCAGAATCCGGTAGCTGGGCTGCCCATCTGTTATGCTGATCGCTACGCTGCCGGATGGATGATCGGCGTCGATCTGCATCGCGGATCGAGTCATGCCGACACTTTGCATGGCCGCGAGGATTTCGCGGCCGGCGTCATCTTCCCCCACACGGCTGATAAACAGGGCAGGCCGGCCCAAAGCTTGCAGATGCCAGGCGACATTAAACGGTGCGCCACCGAGGATCCGGCTGCCGTCCGGAAAGTTGTCGAATAGTACTTCACCGAAGATGGTACAAAAAGCTGTTTGCATCAGTCTGACCTCGCCGCAATTGCTGGTTTAAGGCGGCCACAATAATCAACGCGTGCGGAAATAACAACGGCGTTTGAACTGCTGTGGTCGTTTTCAGGGCGCTTGCCGAAGTGTGTTGCACTGATATGGTGCGTAATGCGGTTTGGGCGATGTAGCGGCGATTTAACTTTTTGATAAATAGACATTAATAAGATTGGCATGTGGATTGCTGAAGGATGGTCATGAATATAAATACTTTTTTCGATGAAATGCGCACCTCAACCGGTAGCGTCCGGCGCCTGTATCAACCATTCGCGGAGTGGCTGAGCGGTACCGATCATGCCCAGTTGATGCAAAAGTCCCGCGAAGCGGAAATGCTGTTCCGGCGGGTGGGAATTACATTCAACGTCTACGGCGACGAGGCCGGTGCCGAGCGGCTGATTCCATTTGATGTCGTGCCGCGTATCCTAGCTGCCACGGAATGGCGGGTATTGTCGGCTGGCGTAATTCAGCGAGTCACCGCGCTGAACGCGTTTTTGAACGATCTGTATCACGATCAGGAAATCATCAAAGCCGGTATCGTTCCCGCCAGTATTCTGGAAAACGAGATGTATCGGCCGGAAATGCAGGGCGTGGACGTGCCGGGCGGCATTTATGCGCATATCGCCGGCGTCGATATTGTGCGCACCGCCGAGAACGAGTTTTATGTGCTGGAAGACAATCTGCGCACACCGTCCGGGGTTTCCTACATGCTGGAAGACCGCAAGATGATGATGCGTCTGTTCCCGGAACTGTTCCGCCGTTATGCGGTAGCGCCGGTCGAGCATTATCCGCAGGTGTTGCTGAACAATCTACGCGCGGTGGCGCAGCCCGGCGTTTACGATCCGACCGTGGTGCTGCTAACCCCCGGTGCCTACAACAGTGCTTACTTCGAACACGCATTTCTGGCCCAGCAAATGGGTATAGAACTGGTGGAAGGCCAGGATTTATTTTGCAAGGACAATGCGGTGTTCATGCGCACCACGGAAGGCCCAAAGCGCATTGACGTGATTTATCGGCGCATCGACGACGATTTTCTCGATCCGCTGGCGTTTCGCGAAGATTCTATGCTCGGTGTGCCGGGTTTGGTCTCGGTGTATCGCAACGGCGGCGTCACGCTGGCTAACGCGATTGGCACGGGGGTGGCAGACGACAAAGCCACCTATACCTATGTACCTGACATGGTGCGTTTTTACCTGGGTGAGGAGCCTATCCTGTCCAACGTGCCCACGTATAAGCTGGAAAATCCTAACGATTTGAAATATGTGTTAGAGCATCTGGAGGAACTAGTGGTCAAGGAAGTACAGGGTTCCGGCGGTTATGGCATGTTGGTGGGGCCAACCTCATCCAAACAGCAGATCGAGGATTTTCGGGCGCGGATTTTGGCCGAGCCCGACAATTACATCGCTCAGCCTACATTGGCATTGTCGACTTGTCCGACTTTGGTTGAACAAGGGGTAGCACCGCGTCATGTGGACTTGCGACCGTTTGTGTTGTCCGGCAAAACCACCACGCTGGTGCCGGGTGGCTTATGCCGAGTGGCGATGCGGGAAGGTTCGCTGGTGGTCAATTCCTCGCAGGGCGGCGGCACTAAGGACACTTGGGTATTGAATGGAGACGCACCATGCTGAGCCGCACCGCCGATCATCTCTACTGGATGGCGCGTTATATCGAGCGCGCCGAGAACATGGCGCGGGTGCTGGACGTGACCTATCGGATGTCATTGGTAGCGAACAGCGCCTACGACGAAACCGCACGCTGGAAACCCCCGGTGCAGATTGCCGACGATATCGAGGCTTTCGAGAAAAACTACTCCGGTTATACTGCGGCCAATGTAATTCACTTCATGGCTTTGGATGAGCGTAACCCGTCCAGTATCGTCAGCGCCCTTAACTCGGCGCGAGAAAATGCGCGGGCGGTGCGGGTGGCGATGTCTTCGGAGATGTGGGAGACCGTCAACGCCTTGTGGCTGGAACTAAGGCAACGGATTCGCCAGGGTCTGAACGAAGCCGATATTTGCGAATTTTGCGACTGGGTGAAATCCCGCTCGCACCTGTTTCGCGGTGTTACCTTCGGGACCATGCTGCGCGATGACAGTTACAAATTTGTGCGTTTGGGAAGCTTTGTGGAGCGGGCCGACAATACCGCGAGACTTTTAGATGCCAAGTATCAATTGCTGTTGCCGGCTGTTGATGCTCAGGAAGCCCAGGTCGACTATTACGAATGGAGTTCCTTGCTGCGCTCTGTGTCGGCATTCGAGGCCTATCAAAAAGTGTTTCGGGACACCATCGAGCCCTGGAAAGTGGCGGAGTTATTGGTGTTACGCGATGACATGCCGCGTTCCTTACATGCATGCTACGATGAGTTGGCGCCTATTCTGGAGCAACTGTGCCGGCAGCGGGGCATGGAATGTCTGCGGTTAGCCGGCGAAAATCATGCGCGGCTGCATTACGGGCGGATGGCCGACATTTTTAGTATCGGCTTGCATGAGTTTTTGCAGGATTTCATTTTGCGCAACAACGCGCTTGGCGGCGAAATTCAGCGGGCTTTTCTAAACGGGCCGGAATAAACACTTGATTGAACCGAGTCGCAAATATGTGATTTGCCGACGGTTTAAAGGACATTTTGGCGATTCAGCCTAACGGACAAATAGAGTTAGAGGTAAACGGATGATAAATTCATTGATCCACCCCAAGCAGGGCGACAAGGCCAATTCGCCTTGGTTTGACGAGTTTCTGGTCAAATTGCTGGAAAACCGGGATCGTACCGGTCTGACCGAAATGATCCGCGAAATCGACGCGTTGATGTTGACGGTGGAGCCAGGCTGTTCGGCGGCCTACGTCAGCGAATTGGCGTTGATGACGCCTTACCACTATCTGGTGACTTTAGAGTCCGAGAGTCATTGGACCCATGTGTTGCGGATTGATATGAATTCGCCGGACTTGTTAGTGCGGGAAGTGCGTGCACCCGGTCGGGGCGACATCTTCCGCAGTCTGAACGAGGTGTATCCGATCGGCGCGCATAAGCCCAATTCGCGCTATATGGGCGAGATTTTTCGGGTCAGCAATTTGCATGAAGTGGTCGAGCAGCAAAAAGCCAGGGAGATCCGCTTCTTCAATCAGGATCAAATCCGCAAACTGGAATTGCCGGGCAATATGGCTATCGTCAAGCCGTCGCCGTATACGCATAACATCGTTGCTTACTGGGAAAGGCCGCCGGAGGACATCCGAGTATATGCCTTGGGAAACAGCATCATTCTCGACGAAGTGAATCGCGGCTATCTGCAAGCCAAGGAAATTCAGGAAGAATTAGGGCTGGATAAACTCATCCGGCCCATCGATCATTTAGCCACCCGGGTTTACAGTCAGAACCGGGAAGTGGCGATCTTGGAATATTTGACGCTCTCGAGCTATTACTATTGGGGGTCTTACGACATTGCCAATCAGAATTCGTCTACCAACGTGACCAAAAGCATTCATTATCCCGAGGAGCGGATCAGTCCGGCCAAAGTGTTTACCGCTGCCAATCATCCGTATTTTGTTAATCATCTGGTGGGCTTGCCGTCGCCGACCGAAAGTTTCGTGCGTAACTATGGTCCGCGCTTGCACCATGTGGCTTTGGAAGTGGCGGACGGCGAGATCAACGGTCTAGCCAATATCGATTATGTGGTGCAGGCAATCAGAGCCAGGGGCAAGGATTTTCTGTTGGATGTCATCGGTTCGCGCGAGGAAGGTCTAAAACAGATATTTTCCAGCGCTTCCGAGCATTCCTCGTTGATTGTGGAATATGTACAACGTTTCGGGAATTTCGACGGTTTTTTCACCAAGCAGAATGTTGCTGAATTAACGCACGCGGCCGGGGTAGAGGAAAATCTGCGCTTGTTGCAGGCAGAGAGTGAAGCAGCCAATGCGGTGTCAGCATGAGTATCAGAGTCGCGATCAACCACAAAACCAGTTACCACTACGATCATCCAGTCCAGTTGACTCCGCATGTGCTGAGGCTGCGGCCGGCTTCACATTCACGGACTGCGGTCAGTGCCTATTCATTGACCATCAAACCGGACAAGCACTTCATTAACTGGCAGCAGGATCCGTTCGGCAATTATCTGGCGCGCTTGGTGTTTCCGGAAAAAACCACCGAGTTTTCGATAGAGGTGGATTTGATCGCCGACATGACGGTGATCAACCCCTTCGATTTTTTTCTGGAAGAGTACGCCGAGCATTATCCGTTTTCCTATCCGGAGCAATTAGCCAAGGAACTGGCGCCGTATCTGGAAATTCGTGAGCATGGCCCTTTACTGAAAGCCTTTCTAGCCGGATTGAAGCGGGATAAGCAAGGGATCGTCGATTTTCTGGTGGGCATCAATCAAGCTGTGAATCAGGTTGTCAATTATGCAATCCGCATGGAACCGGGCGTGCAAAGTTGCGAGGAAACTCTGGAAAAAAAGCTGGGTTCTTGTCGAGATTCCGGCTGGTTGTTGGTACAGGTGTTGCGACACATGGGTTTGGCCGCGCGCTTTGTATCGGGGTATTTGGTACAGCTGGTAGCGGATGTGAAATCGCTGGACGGCCCATCCGGTACCGATCACGATTTTACCGATTTACATGCATGGGCTGAGGTCTACATCCCGGGTGCGGGTTGGGTTGGTCTTGACCCAACGTCCGGACTGTTTGCCGGCGAAGGCCATATTCCGTTAGCCTGCACCGCCGACTATGTCAGTGCAGCACCGGTCAGCGGCGGCTTTGTCGGCAAGGCCGAGACTACTTTCGGTTTTTCCAATCGCGTTAGCCGCATCCATGAAGATCCGCGTGTTACCAAGCCTTACACCGATAGGCAATGGACAGACATTGAGCGTCTGGGCGAAAAGGTGGATGCCGAGCTGAAAGCGGGCGATGTACGTCTAACCATGGGCGGCGAGCCGACTTTCGTGTCCATCGACAACATGGATGCGCCGGAATGGAACACCGATGCCGACGGCGAGGAAAAACGCAAGTTGGCCGGAAAACTGGTCAGACGTTTGCGTGACAGCTTTGCGCCGGGCGGTTTGTTGTATTTCGGTCAGGGCAAATGGTATCCGGGCGAGCCGTTGCCGCGCTGGCAGTTGGCGTGTTTCTGGCGCAAGGACGGCAAGCCGATCTGGAAGAATCCGGCCTTGTTGGCGGATGAGACCCGCGATTATGGGTTCGACATCAAGCAGGCGGAAGCTTTTATCCGTGATTTGGTGAAGCGGCTGGGCGTGGCCGGAGAATTCATTCTGCCGGGTTTCGAAGACCCTCTTTACTATTTATTACAGGAGGGTTTGGTTCCGAAAAACCTCGATCCTTTGCAAGTCGATTTAAAAGACGACTTGGAGCGCCAGCGCTTGGCCAAATTGCTCAGCGCGGATCTCGGCGCGCCGGTCGGTTATGTTTTGCCTTTGCACTGGAGCTATCAGGCCAGCGCTTGGAACAGTAGCGCTTGGGAATTCCGCCGCGGGGAGATGTTCCTGGTGCCGGGCGATTCGGCGATGGGATTGCGTTTACCTTTGAACAGTTTGCCTTGGGTGCCGTTCGAAAAGCGCGATCACCCCCATGAACGCAGTCTTTACGAACCGGTGGAACCTTTGGGCGATATTGATTCGGAAGTTAGCCGTCGTTACAGTCAAATGGCAAAGCAGGAATTGCATCCGACCGAAATGGACGCGGCCGACGATGAGATGCCGCACGACCCGGAATGGGTGCCGCATACCGCTTTGTCGGTGCAAACCCGTGAAGGCCGCTTATATGTATTTGTGCCGCCCACTACCGAGTTGGAGCACTACCTGGATATTATCGCATCGGTAGAAGCCACGGCAGCGGCTTTGAAAATGCCGGTGGTGATAGAGGGGTATCAACCGCCGCACGATTTGCGTCTGACCCGTTTGCCGGTGACGCCCGATCCTGGCGTGATAGAGGTGAATATTCATCCGGCCGCCAGTTGGAAAGAGCTGGTGCATAACACCACCACTTTGTATGAGCTGGCCCGGCTGACACGGCTTGGCACCGAGAAATTCATGCTGGATGGCCGGCATACTGGGACGGGTGGCGGCAATCATGTGACATTGGGTGGCATTACGCCGGCCGATAGTCCGATTTTGCGGCGGCCGGATTTGTTGCGCAGCTTGGTCACCTATTGGCAACATCATCCAGCCTTGTCCTATTTATTTTCCGGCTTGTTTCTCGGTCCAACCAGCCAGGCGCCGCGCGTCGACGAAGCGCGCAATGACAGTCTGTACGAGCTGGAAATTGCTTTTCAACAAATGCCGGAGGGCGAAGTAGCCGCGCCTTGGCTGGTTGATAGGCTGTTCCGCAATTTACTGGTGGATATGACCGGCAATACGCATCGCAGCGAGTTTTGTATCGACAAGCTTTATGCGCCGGGTACCGATGCCGGACGGCTTGGTCTGCTGGAGTTGCGTGCGTTCGAAATGCCGCCGCATGCACGAATGAGTTTGATGCAAATGCTGTTGCTGCGAACCCTGGTAGCTTGGTTTTGGCGCGAGCCATACAAGAAGCCCTTGGTGCGCTGGGGGACGCAATTGCATGACCGGTTTATGTTGCCGCATTTCATTGCCAGCGATATTTACGATGTGGCGCGCGATCTGCAAGCCGCGGGGTACGAATTCAAGACAGAATGGTTCGCGCCGTTTTTGGAATTCCGGTTTCCTCGAATCGGTAGTCTGCGGGTTAACGATCTGCAATTGGATCTGTATCAGGCTATTGAGCCATGGCACGTGTTAGGCGAAGAAATTACCAGCAGCGGCACCGCCCGTTATGTCGACTCCTCGGTGGAACGCTTGCAGGTGTCGCTTCGTGGGGCGATGGGTGAACGCTATGCCTTAACCTGCAATGGTCGCAGGGTGCCGTTAAAGGCAACCGGCAAGCAAGGCGAGCTGGTGGCGGGTATCCGTTATCGGGCTTGGAACCCGCCGTCGGCCTTGCATCCCTCTATCGGTGTGCAGGCCCCGCTGGTATTCGATTTGGTTGATACCTGGAACGGCCGGTCTATCGGCGGTTGTACGTATCACGTCTCTCATCCGGGCGGCCGCAATTACGATACGCTGCCGGTTAATGCTTACGAAGCTGAAGGACGCAGGGTTAGTCGTTTTTGGCAGCACGGTCATACGCCGACGGACTCCGTGTTGGAATTACCGAGTGAGGAGTTAAATAAAGACTATCCGTTTACACTGGATTTACGCTGGAATGCGAGCTAGACAGAACGAGGAAATTAAAAAAATCCAATCAGTGAGTGTCGGTTTTTTTTACAATTTAGCTTGAAATTGACTCGATTTGCTATACCATCCTTACCTGAGGAACGAGACAAAGTGGCTATAGCTATTTGAACTTGTTATGAATATTTGTTTATAGGGTGGGGTGTATCTTGAATCGACAGAAGCAGTCTTTCGATCATTGTTTCGAGGTATTTTTAGCTGATACGCCGGAAAGTAAAAAAATTCATTATCAACTCAGATACCGGGTTTATTGCGATGAAATGGGCTTCGACGATACGGAGCAGTTTCCGGCGCAGCAAGAAATCGACGAATGGGATAAAAGCGCAATTCATTTTTTAGTCAGGCATAAATACACGCAGCAGTGGTTGGGCGGGTTGAGGATGGTCAAGCCCAAAGGTCACGTTTTTCCGTTTCAAGAAAGTAGCATTACGTCTGAACGTATACCTAGCGGCAGATACAAAAATTCCGTTGAAATTTCCAGACTATGCGTTACTAAGGACGCAAGGCGGTTTGCTTTTAGAAACCCGGCTATAGACGCACCTGAAGAAAATCGCAAAATTAGTTTTCTGCACGATTACCGCAATATCAATAGAGACATAATGTGGGGGCTGTATCGGGCGGCGGCTGTTTATTCTCTCCGGCAGGGTATTAAGCATTGGTATATGTTATCCAATCCGGCACTGGCATATAGTGTTAAAAAACAAGGCTTTGATATACAGCAAATAGGCGATGCCAGTCGTCAGAGTACGCGTCTGCTTTATTGTTTGAGCACAAAGCAAGTGTTGGAAAATTCCTTATGGTTTGAGGACTACCGACACGATTTCCGCTTATATTCGGATATTACAAATGACGTTTCTGTCGATATGGGCGGGCGCCAGGTAAAGCAAATCGGGGTTATTTCTTATGTATCGAGAATATGATTTATCCGTTTAAATCCGCCGCGTAAAACTCTGGCCTGGAATTATCTGACCAGGCCTTCTATGTCATTCTTGGTGTTCATCAGTATGATTACGCAGCAAAGCCTGGAGTCCGTATTTTTCAAATAAACCGTACAAGGTTGGCCTGGTAACGCCCAATAATTTAGCTGCTTCGGATATGTTATTGTCTGCGTAGGTCAGAGCTCGTTTGATGGCGATGGTTTCTGCCGCTTCTCGTACCGACTTTAGATTCAGCGGCATAGACTTGTCGCTATCGGTACCAATTTCCAGCTCTTCGGCGGTGACGAAATTGTTGTCGGATAAAATGACGGCACGTTTGATTTTGTTCTCCATCTCACGAATGTTGCCGGGCCAGTTATAAGCTTCAAGAGCACGAGCAGCGTCGTGGGAAAAATGCTTTTCCTTGGAATTGTTTTCGCGGCAATAGCGTTGTAACAGTACATTGGCTATCGTGATGATATCCCCCTCGCGCTCGCGCAGGGGAGGAATATCAACGACGATCTCACTGAGCCGGTAATATAAGTCGCCCCGGAAATTACCTTGTGCAATAAGATCGGGTAAATGGCGATGTGTTGCACATATGATGCGCACATCCACGGCAATTTCCTTTCTACCCCCTAACCGTTCTATCACGCGTTCCTGGATAAATCGCAGCAATTTTGCTTGTAAGGCAAAAGGTAGGTCGCCGATTTCGTCCAAAAAGAATGTGCCGCCTTGCGCATATTCGATTTTGCCTTTAGTTTGTGCTACCGCGCCGGTGAATGCACCTTTCTCGTAGCCGAATAATTCACTCTCTAACAATGTTTCTGGTATGGCTGCGCAGTTCACCGCTACAAAAGGTTGAGAGGCGCGTGCGCTTAAGCGATGCAAGGCTTTTGCCATTAGCTCCTTACCGGTGCCGCTTTCGCCGATTAGCAATACAGTCGCTTGAGTAGGTGCAATTTTTTCAATCATCCGCATGACCGCCTGCATTTGTGGGCTGGTGGCGATCACGCCCGTCAGGGGCTTTTGTTGCTGCAATATGTGATAGTCGCGCTCCAATGCGTCGAGTTGAAACGCTCTTTCTATGATTAGGCCCAAGACGTCCGGGTCTACCGGCTTTTGATAAAAGTCATAAGCGCCTAAGGCTACTGCATGAATAGCATTTGCGCGGTCATCATTGCCGGTTACCACGATTATCTTAGTGGCTGGCGCTAACGCGAGGATTTCCTTGAGAGTGGCTAGGCCTTCAGTGGCGTTGGTAGGGTCGGGTGGTAAACCGAGATCCAAGGTAACGACGCTTGGGGTATATCTTCTAAGTGCTGCTATTGCTTCATCTCTATTGCTTGC
This region includes:
- a CDS encoding DUF5765 domain-containing protein, with product MCFSANMSLGLGVAGLVAASVTFLDKDETFWVRLARAYAIFHFSLMEFIQFFAYPVADQCGYGTNLFLSELSSVHISLQAFAIMPALATYSSDPKALKKAFIVGSSLSGLFLILTRLPNDWQLFDIDPNFIGRMNSCLFTGIYHIGYAISSAFGLLVTHGSLFALAFSAFVWKNNWRIGIYHCFGALMTLFMPQWLFGVSTGEAAAMYCFYSIPITASFMPPFKKFFSAQSGDWSDGVPARQQS
- a CDS encoding alpha-E domain-containing protein, with translation MLSRTADHLYWMARYIERAENMARVLDVTYRMSLVANSAYDETARWKPPVQIADDIEAFEKNYSGYTAANVIHFMALDERNPSSIVSALNSARENARAVRVAMSSEMWETVNALWLELRQRIRQGLNEADICEFCDWVKSRSHLFRGVTFGTMLRDDSYKFVRLGSFVERADNTARLLDAKYQLLLPAVDAQEAQVDYYEWSSLLRSVSAFEAYQKVFRDTIEPWKVAELLVLRDDMPRSLHACYDELAPILEQLCRQRGMECLRLAGENHARLHYGRMADIFSIGLHEFLQDFILRNNALGGEIQRAFLNGPE
- a CDS encoding efflux RND transporter periplasmic adaptor subunit, with the translated sequence MPKKIRPREILRQRRRRLQGVTLVLLLAGLAYLGYWWLAHRDWIATDDAFVAGHLITLKTQTDGTVVEVLAENTLCVAKGQLLVRLDGVHAGIALQQTQAELAEAVRNIVSLRAKSETLTQRVLVKQAVLEQVNHDLARFNAAAKDGAVSDQQLQTAQDKVRELDAAIKEIRAEQSGVDAQLLDSGIDNHPAVEKAKSRLRQAYLDYQRRNLVAPVSGCVAKRKVQVGDNLKAGAPLLAIVPLDDVWIEANFLESQIAGVRPGQKAEIRVAAYGDDRLYHGRVQGINPGTGSIFALLPTDNATGNFIHIAERMQVRVALDAAELKANPLQPGLSTLTRINIEKAEGSGAASALVLNGEAYRTDVYDRELDGAEQLIEQIELANRPR
- a CDS encoding transglutaminase family protein, with product MSIRVAINHKTSYHYDHPVQLTPHVLRLRPASHSRTAVSAYSLTIKPDKHFINWQQDPFGNYLARLVFPEKTTEFSIEVDLIADMTVINPFDFFLEEYAEHYPFSYPEQLAKELAPYLEIREHGPLLKAFLAGLKRDKQGIVDFLVGINQAVNQVVNYAIRMEPGVQSCEETLEKKLGSCRDSGWLLVQVLRHMGLAARFVSGYLVQLVADVKSLDGPSGTDHDFTDLHAWAEVYIPGAGWVGLDPTSGLFAGEGHIPLACTADYVSAAPVSGGFVGKAETTFGFSNRVSRIHEDPRVTKPYTDRQWTDIERLGEKVDAELKAGDVRLTMGGEPTFVSIDNMDAPEWNTDADGEEKRKLAGKLVRRLRDSFAPGGLLYFGQGKWYPGEPLPRWQLACFWRKDGKPIWKNPALLADETRDYGFDIKQAEAFIRDLVKRLGVAGEFILPGFEDPLYYLLQEGLVPKNLDPLQVDLKDDLERQRLAKLLSADLGAPVGYVLPLHWSYQASAWNSSAWEFRRGEMFLVPGDSAMGLRLPLNSLPWVPFEKRDHPHERSLYEPVEPLGDIDSEVSRRYSQMAKQELHPTEMDAADDEMPHDPEWVPHTALSVQTREGRLYVFVPPTTELEHYLDIIASVEATAAALKMPVVIEGYQPPHDLRLTRLPVTPDPGVIEVNIHPAASWKELVHNTTTLYELARLTRLGTEKFMLDGRHTGTGGGNHVTLGGITPADSPILRRPDLLRSLVTYWQHHPALSYLFSGLFLGPTSQAPRVDEARNDSLYELEIAFQQMPEGEVAAPWLVDRLFRNLLVDMTGNTHRSEFCIDKLYAPGTDAGRLGLLELRAFEMPPHARMSLMQMLLLRTLVAWFWREPYKKPLVRWGTQLHDRFMLPHFIASDIYDVARDLQAAGYEFKTEWFAPFLEFRFPRIGSLRVNDLQLDLYQAIEPWHVLGEEITSSGTARYVDSSVERLQVSLRGAMGERYALTCNGRRVPLKATGKQGELVAGIRYRAWNPPSALHPSIGVQAPLVFDLVDTWNGRSIGGCTYHVSHPGGRNYDTLPVNAYEAEGRRVSRFWQHGHTPTDSVLELPSEELNKDYPFTLDLRWNAS
- a CDS encoding circularly permuted type 2 ATP-grasp protein → MVMNINTFFDEMRTSTGSVRRLYQPFAEWLSGTDHAQLMQKSREAEMLFRRVGITFNVYGDEAGAERLIPFDVVPRILAATEWRVLSAGVIQRVTALNAFLNDLYHDQEIIKAGIVPASILENEMYRPEMQGVDVPGGIYAHIAGVDIVRTAENEFYVLEDNLRTPSGVSYMLEDRKMMMRLFPELFRRYAVAPVEHYPQVLLNNLRAVAQPGVYDPTVVLLTPGAYNSAYFEHAFLAQQMGIELVEGQDLFCKDNAVFMRTTEGPKRIDVIYRRIDDDFLDPLAFREDSMLGVPGLVSVYRNGGVTLANAIGTGVADDKATYTYVPDMVRFYLGEEPILSNVPTYKLENPNDLKYVLEHLEELVVKEVQGSGGYGMLVGPTSSKQQIEDFRARILAEPDNYIAQPTLALSTCPTLVEQGVAPRHVDLRPFVLSGKTTTLVPGGLCRVAMREGSLVVNSSQGGGTKDTWVLNGDAPC
- a CDS encoding PfkB family carbohydrate kinase codes for the protein MQTAFCTIFGEVLFDNFPDGSRILGGAPFNVAWHLQALGRPALFISRVGEDDAGREILAAMQSVGMTRSAMQIDADHPSGSVAISITDGQPSYRILDQQAYDYIDAEAFHHLRKQGLLYHGSLALRNSVSRQACLDLQQTWNGPVFLDVNLRAPWWQTNQVLEWVAGADWLKLNDEELELLLPGEQSISNKMHLLQQTYHLSGVVLTRGSQGAMALDSEGELFDIAPDRNIEILDTVGAGDAFAAVLLVGIAENWPMPMILKRAQDFASALVGQRGATVADPAFYQRFIDAWQ
- a CDS encoding PEP-CTERM/exosortase system-associated acyltransferase, giving the protein MNRQKQSFDHCFEVFLADTPESKKIHYQLRYRVYCDEMGFDDTEQFPAQQEIDEWDKSAIHFLVRHKYTQQWLGGLRMVKPKGHVFPFQESSITSERIPSGRYKNSVEISRLCVTKDARRFAFRNPAIDAPEENRKISFLHDYRNINRDIMWGLYRAAAVYSLRQGIKHWYMLSNPALAYSVKKQGFDIQQIGDASRQSTRLLYCLSTKQVLENSLWFEDYRHDFRLYSDITNDVSVDMGGRQVKQIGVISYVSRI